GGTTGATGGACTTGTTAGGCTCGCGCTGGCTCACAGCACACCCAACGCCTTCAGGCTCGCCATGCCCAGTTCAACACGTTTGCCAGCGTCAGATGCTTGATGAATATCCATGTTCATTGCAAAGGGGAACAAGTTATCCTCTTTCTCGACCCAGCCAACCCACCACCCGACTCCTGGCTCGGGGGCGTTTTCCCAGCCTGTCTTGCCGTAGAGTCTCCAACCCTCCCCCTGCTCTAGCAGCACAATTTCACGAACGGCTGATTGAACCTCTGCAGAGACGGGCAACTGGTTTCGAGCCAGGCGCGACAAGAAACTGGCTTGTTCGATGGCGCTGATCTGGAGGGGGCCATCCAGCCAGAACCTATCAACACGCGCACCAATGTCGTTGTTGCCGAAATTCAAGTTGGCGAGATTGTCGCGCATTGAATCGACGCCGATGCGTCGGGCCAGCTCCTGATACACAGGTACATTGGACATCGTGATGGCCTCTCTCAGCCCCATATCCATTTCCCATGCCTTGATGACTTGTGTCTGACCACCGTACGGCAACACCTCATCCACACTTTTGACCGCGCCAGCCGAAAGCCCGATAAGACTATTTGGAATCTTGAAAGTGGAGGCGGGGACAAATCGTGTTTTGGCTCTGGACCGGTTATAACCCGTGAGCTTGCCAGTACCGGCATCCAGCAGGACAAAGGTGCCCGTGGCCTCAGCGTCTCGAAACAAGCCTTCAATTTCAGCGCTTTCCTTCCAGCCTGAGGCACAGGCAGAAAGTCCAATAGAAAAGATCAGGGCGACAAGTAGTTTCTTCATGGTTATTGAGCCTAACGCAAAGCTGAGCGGCGGGCTTGGAGCGGAGCGGAAAGCCCGTCCGGCGCAGGCCCGACCAGGGCCGGAGCGAACTCGAGCGACTGGTTAAGGATCATAAACG
This is a stretch of genomic DNA from Natronospira bacteriovora. It encodes these proteins:
- the blaOXA gene encoding class D beta-lactamase — encoded protein: MKKLLVALIFSIGLSACASGWKESAEIEGLFRDAEATGTFVLLDAGTGKLTGYNRSRAKTRFVPASTFKIPNSLIGLSAGAVKSVDEVLPYGGQTQVIKAWEMDMGLREAITMSNVPVYQELARRIGVDSMRDNLANLNFGNNDIGARVDRFWLDGPLQISAIEQASFLSRLARNQLPVSAEVQSAVREIVLLEQGEGWRLYGKTGWENAPEPGVGWWVGWVEKEDNLFPFAMNMDIHQASDAGKRVELGMASLKALGVL